Proteins co-encoded in one Ziziphus jujuba cultivar Dongzao chromosome 9, ASM3175591v1 genomic window:
- the LOC107408059 gene encoding peptidyl-prolyl cis-trans isomerase FKBP12, producing MGVEKQLLRPGTGPKPVPGQKVTVHCTGYGKNGNLSAKFWSTKDPGQQPFAFKIGQGSVIKGWDEGVLGMQLGEVARLRCSPDYAYGAGGFPAWGIQPNSVLDFEIEVLSVE from the exons atgggagTGGAGAAGCAGCTTCTGAGGCCTGGAACGGGTCCCAAACCCGTACCCGGTCAGAAGGTCACCGTTCACTGCACTGGTTATG GTAAAAATGGTAATCTGTCTGCGAAGTTTTGGAG CACAAAGGACCCTGGGCAGCAGCCTTTTGCATTCAAAATTGGTCAAGGTTCTGTTATAAAAG GATGGGATGAAGGTGTGCTAGGGATGCAACTGGGAGAAGTTGCTCGTTTACGG TGCTCTCCAGATTATGCATACGGTGCAGGTGGATTTCCAGCATGGGGAATACAGCCGAATTCAGTTCTGGATTTTGAGATTGAAGTTCTGAGTGTAGAGTGA
- the LOC125424004 gene encoding mitochondrial uncoupling protein 5 — protein MGLKGFVEGGIASIVAGASTHPLDLIKVRLQLHGESHIPNPAVQASFRPSLTLTSTAGNISVPAAATFSAAKPPSVGPISIGVRIVQTEGVAALFSGVSATMLRQTLYSTTRMGLYDILKQKWSDPETHTLPLFQKITAGFISGGVGAAVGNPADVAMVRMQADGRLPIDQRRNYKSVVDAITQMSKQEGIASLWRGSALTVNRAMIVTAAQLATYDQIKEVVLEKGVMKDGIGTHVTASFTAGFVAAVASNPVDVIKTRVMNMKVEAGGIPPYSGALDCAMKTVKKEGPMALYKGFIPTVSRQGPFTVVLFVTLEQVRKVLKDF, from the coding sequence ATGGGTTTGAAAGGTTTTGTTGAAGGTGGCATCGCTTCCATTGTAGCTGGTGCTTCCACGCACCCTCTCGACCTGATCAAGGTCCGCTTGCAGCTTCACGGTGAATCCCACATCCCAAATCCAGCCGTGCAGGCTTCTTTTCGTCCCTCATTAACATTAACCTCCACAGCCGGCAATATCTCAGTGCCGGCGGCGGCGACATTCTCGGCTGCAAAACCACCCAGTGTTGGACCCATTTCCATTGGTGTCCGGATTGTCCAAACCGAAGGCGTAGCCGCCTTGTTTTCAGGCGTCTCGGCCACTATGCTCCGCCAAACACTCTACTCCACAACTCGTATGGGACTCTACGACATTCTTAAGCAGAAATGGTCCGACCCCGAAACCCATACCTTGCCACTTTTTCAGAAGATAACGGCTGGCTTTATCTCCGGCGGTGTCGGTGCAGCGGTTGGCAACCCGGCCGATGTTGCCATGGTCCGCATGCAGGCTGATGGTCGCCTCCCAATAGACCAACGCCGCAACTATAAGAGCGTCGTCGATGCCATCACTCAAATGTCTAAGCAAGAGGGGATTGCTAGCCTGTGGCGCGGTTCGGCTCTGACTGTCAACCGTGCCATGATTGTCACAGCAGCGCAGCTCGCTACTTATGATCAGATTAAGGAAGTGGTGTTGGAGAAGGGTGTGATGAAGGATGGGATTGGGACACACGTAACGGCGAGCTTTACGGCGGGGTTCGTGGCTGCTGTGGCATCGAACCCGGTGGATGTGATCAAGACGAGGGTGATGAACATGAAGGTGGAGGCGGGAGGGATACCTCCTTACTCTGGTGCACTAGATTGTGCCATGAAGACTGTGAAGAAAGAAGGTCCCATGGCTTTGTACAAGGGCTTTATACCTACTGTATCAAGGCAGGGACCGTTTACTGTGGTATTGTTTGTGACACTGGAACAGGTCCGGAAAGTGCTTAAAGATTTCTGA